The stretch of DNA TTAAGAGATACCCATTTTCAGAACGAGGAATGTAGAATGTAGAACTTTGCCAGTAGTATGTAGAATGTAGTACTTTGCCTAATTGATAAATAATTGTGTAAAAAAACTCTAGGGTGGATTAAAGTTGAGCATGAGACTTGCTGTTAGTGtaccaccaatctagctttaaaGCAAGTTGATGGCAACTAATCACTTCCATTATAATATCATTATTCATATATAAGTATTAGCGTTAATATAAAATAAGAGTTGATCATATTATATAAAGTACGAAAATTTATGACTCGGTGTTGAGAtgaaattattttatgagattaTTAATTAGTTATATATCTTTCTCGTAGGACTGGTGGCTCGGTCTAGAGGTGGCCCAGCCCGGCCTCTGTGTTGACCCAGTGGGTTGAGTCGACCTGCACCCGAGTTGGCTTGGCCCGACACGATGACCAACTCTAGCTCGGTCTATTTCATGTAGTATCACCCCAATACCAACTAGAATCGTAAGTTAGCGAGCTAGTCTCATGAGGACATATATCAATTCTATAGCATATTTTTGAAACTGAAATATGTTAATAAGGGTCAAAATTTATTAATGGAATCACATAAAAGTCTTTCTAGCATATTTCAATTAAGAGAACTCTTTATAGATATTATGGTGCGCCCTAAGAATGAAACAGTGTTAAACTTTAAGAAGGGGAGTTTTATTATCCTATAGTGATTCGATCTGACTCAAATTCGAACTAAACCGGATGATATGAAAACAAAACCAATATATATTTGAATGTAATTTCAGTAATGATACGGTAAATACAAATATTCTCACAGAATGAATGCCTCACAGTCCGAAAATTTAAAATAGACTAATGAGCAATTAACAAACAAAACACACCAAAATTTGGCATCTTCATCATATATGAAATTTGTCTTTTTCCTTTCACACCATACACAACCAATTGCATTTCCCTACTTCCATACTCctcatttaaaaataaataaacaaaataaatgtcTAAATAAATTGACCtttcatatatttatttattaattgttTGGACAATGACTTTTCCCTTAAAAAAAGAGCTTCATTCATTAACAAGTCTCCCCATTTAATCCACAATATCCTCTTCTCATTCTCTTCATTTTCTTACCCTAAAATAAACATCACATTATCTCCTTTTCCTCCTAAGAAAATGGAGAAAGGAAGCAAATTTAATCTCTTAAAGCTCTCAAATTTCTTTACttcttcatgcaaaacccaaAACCTTGATGATGTTATTGACCATAATATTATTAACAAAAATCCCATTTTTACCCCTCAAAATCCCATCTTTTTACAAGCTCCATTAATGGAAGAAAACATAGATAATGATGATTTTGATGAAGATGAAAAATACCCTTTTCGTAATCTTTTTAATAAACCTAAAAAAGTAATTTCGTCTTCAAGTAATTATCAACCAtgttcatcatcttcttcttcttcaaggtTGATGTGTAAGCCAAGATGTCCTGAAACTTTTGACCAAATGATTAGAGAAAATTGTATTATTTCCAGTGGAGGAAGTACTTTTTTACGTCGAAAAGTCGCCGGAAAGTATTCGCTTTTATCTCCTTCCGGTGACTTTTCTGGTAGGAGATGTCCTCCTGCTTCCCCTGCTTCTCCTCTGTTTTCAAAACAGGGGAAAATTAAGGataaaaagaagaaagggaaaaaaATAAATTctcgaaataataataataataatttcatgaaaaatgggttaaagtCAAACCCATTTAGTTTTTCTTCTTCTAATGAGAGTGATGATAATGGGTATTTATTTAGTAGTGATGGTGAAAAAGAAGATGATGAGAAAGAAAATATGTATTCATCAAAGTCTATTTCCTTATCTTCCGATTCGGGCGATAATCAAACTCAggctcagactcagactcggactcagactcgggTTAGGTCTAGGACTCGGCCTCGAAGACGAAAGATGGGTTCGAGGTCGAAAGAGGTGGGAGTGATGCCATTAGAAGGGAAAGTCAAGGATACGTTTGCTGTGGTGAAGAGTTCAAGTGATCCTTACAATGATTTTAGGACATCAATGGTGGAAATGATTATTGAGAAGCAAATATTTGGAACAAAGGAACTAGAGCAATTGTTGCAATGTTTTTTGTCTCTTAATTCCTCTCATCATCATAAGGTTATTGTTGAGGTTTTTAATGAGATTTGTGATGCTTTGTTTTCTCATTGTTCTTGAATGAAAAGGGATGAAAAAGTGAAAAAAGTTGATTATTTCCTTAATTTTAGGTTAAAATTAGGGAAATAATTTACTAATGAGTAGTGTTGTACTCttaacctattattattattttgtactTTATGATTATTAACTTTATTAATGGAGTTGAGTTGATTTAGTTCAATAGTCTAGTTGTATGAATGGCATTCTCATTTTGTCTTGTTCATAGAATTTTTGTCTTTGTGTTGTTTTTGTCTTAATGTTGTTTACTTTACTTTGTTTGATTGTTTAGGGTTTATTCTACATGTCCATATTAACACAAGAGCAATGCAATCACTCTACAATTATTACCACTTTATATGGCCATATTACTTACACTATGATTATATTTTTCGTATCGAACACTTGAAGTATCTGACACGATAGGACACTTTAACACTTCAATTCAAACCcaaaaatttgaaaatgttggaTAAAATGACCACATCAATGCTCAAACGACGTATTGTGTCTAATACTTACAACTAAGTCCAAGTAATCAAGTATTATACTCGTAGATTAAAAGAGGGTACGACGATACCCTCTTGTAATTTATGCATCTCTTTCAGAGCTTATACTTTGTAACCGATTTGAAGGAGGAGAAAAAAATATTACTTCGTATGAAATTGATCTATCGTCTAACATTTTTAATTAAGAATTAATATTTTCAAAAAATTAAGCAAACGAGTCTTTGGAATTTGGATTTTTCATCAGCTTTTTGACATATTTGCATGGTGATActattcacaaattctcattgaagacatgacatatccgtcataagctgaagacggataccattttacctcacaatgtacccactttttctctctctgcaacactatttatgtggtcccctttctccactaacccattttgttaccattttatctcacaaaatatccgtcacaaatggtaacccgtcacaagagaaACCAATTAGATACGGAGTATTAGATTTTGGGATATCTTTTGAacttcaataggtcttggtatagacgggtgggtcgaacagacgggtaaagacctctaataaaatgggtatgggggacaaggtggggcaccccttGTGCTTCCCactggcaaatgggtattttgtgaggggaaatggtatccgtctgtatgtatagacggatagtgtccgtctataatgagaatttgtgtttgaacttagaaaaaggaaaaaggtaGATGATGAAGAGTAAAAAGTTGGTATCTTACATTTGAAAGGAAACTGTTTGAAAGAATAAAAAGCTGGAGATCATTTGTTCTTTTGGGAAATTGACTTTCGGGGTTCCCATTTTTCAAAATCCTAAAAGAGAATTTGGATTTACTATAATGTTTGGAATATAAGAATATAATGCAGTAATGCACCAATTTTTATGATACTTTAGGCGTTTTAGTCGTCTTAATTGTACCAACTTTTGGGTTCAAACCTCCTAATAACCTCCTAGGCATGTTTAGGCTCAATAGGCCCAAATCCGAGTCTAttagagcatccacaatggtaagcAACAACCCTATTAGCTTAACTCTCCACATCACATTTTTGAGTTAGAACACTTTTAAGCTACAAACTTCCCCAATGGTTAAGCTATAAGAGTTGTTGCTTAAATTGACTTATACATTTATTTAATTGGCACATATCTCTTTGTGGGtccatttgagctactagctccatggagctagttgCTCAAACTAAGCTAGTTCATGTGAAGCTCTCCAATGGTTGAACAACTAGCTTGAAACTTTTAGaatttgcaagcaagtccttttgttcaaccattggagatgctcttataCAACTGCCCTCGGAAACGGGTTCAAACCAATTGATCAAAACGACGATTGGATTAACTTATTGGTCGTTTTCCTTTGACCGTCTTAAAAATACAATTATATGTGTTAGGCCCTATTTTTCCGGCTTAATTTCAATTCACTTCAGTTCAGCTCGGCTCGATTCAGTTCAGCAAACTTCAATTCAGTTTAATTTCCTTCGGCTAACTTGAGTTTAGTTCGGCTCCATTAAATCCAACAGAAAAGGGTCCTGGACACTTTCAGGCGTAGTAGTCTTACAAGTCTATACTACAAACCAAGGAGATGGAATATTTGTTTTTATATTGAAGGGTGTGTCCATGATGAACTAATTTTAAGTTTGTTTCTTAGACCAATTTATCTAAAATATTATACTCCATGAACTACAAGTGGACACATCAATCTCCAATTCTATGATTTTATCCATACTTTTAAGAGTTGCTTGCTTGATTGAAATCAATGACTAGTCAAGGTTGAATCTTAACTAGAAAATCTAAAATCCTAGACGTGTACCGCGTACAAGTATCAAGTATGAACTCAACTCGTTAATGGATAATTTAAGCAATGCACATTGCAAAGATACACTTGGTAGTTTATTAATTCCAAGCGATATGCATAACGACTGACGCATATTGTTCATGAGTTTGGGATATCTACCTATACAAGAAGAGGGACTGCAAAAGGTTGTAAATttgtaattaaattaattaattgccAATAATTAAGGAGTCTTTTCTGTGTCACAAAATACATTTCAAAATAAAGATATATAGGTAGGTAACAAGATCTTGACTTCTTGAGATGGCTTTGTGCTAcacttctaccttaagttttaggTAAAGTATTATTGTTTTTTTCTTGAACGTGTCGTGGTACCCTTGTATATTTTCGAATTCTCTTTGTCTTTTAAAAACATCATTAATATTTTTAAAATTAGTAAATATTCTTTATGAGATATCGAAAAAATACTTGTTTTTTCTGACAGGGGATGactaacttttttttttggtgaaaacgGTGGAGGTCATAACTATAACTTTCCGATTACACATtagtgatgttttttttttatgacagGTCATAACTCCACTATAGTTATGACCTATCAGGAAAAAAAACTCGTATAAATTTTGGCAGGTCGTAACTCCGTCCAGTCTAAGATATCGAATAAAAATACGGGTTTTTTTCTTCAGATTGAAGATGTTGTAAAGTGATCAGCTTAGAGAAAACATTCGCAATTTTCTGATCTCGTAACCAAATAATATAACCGGATAAACGTTTTTTTCCACAAAAGTAGGAGTATTTAGCGAAAAGTGCAAATCCCAAGGGGTATATAACCAAATAGGTTATCTTTTGACAGGTCTAGTTATATGCTATTAATAACTAGTCGTATCTCAAACATAAGTAAATAATAaaattttttattaaattaaaCTTAATAAACTATATAAAACATGACTAATTCTTAATTTTTGAACCACTTATTGTAATTTTTAGTGCACTACGAGATTTGAACTTGAGGCTCTCAAAACACATCATTATAAATTCAAGAAAAAAATGCTCAAGCAAAGTTGTAACTATATCCAACTCAAGTTGTAATAAAATACTTGACCCTCCAAAAACAGAGAGCGGATTCTCTGTTCCATTTTTTATTCCAACTTGTGTCCCACTATATTTACCTTGTGACACATCATTAGTTTAAGAGGATTTGATATCAATCTTATCGTATAAATGATGATGTGTCGCAAGATTAATGTAATGGGATAGGAGATGGGACACAAAGTGGGACAGGGGATCTCAACTcaaacaacacaacacaatcaaaaTTAAAGAATAAAAGTTCTCCTTGTAAAATTGTAAATTTACCTCATTGCTCATTCATGAACATATTTTACTCATTTATGAACATTTTGCCATAACTTTTCCATTCATTGCCCTTTatcaaaaatcaaagaaaaattGCAATTCTCATATTAACCAAGTAGGTGAAATTCAAACTCCATCCATCAAACATCAATTTTGTTATTCAATTAAGTAGGTGTAAATTGAATTAGGGTTaaagaaataattagggtttattgaaaaattaatttaggggtggcagggagggagggagggaaggGCAGAGGTCGGACGTCGACAGTGGAGGGGTGGACGGTCGTGCAAGGGGGTCAGTGAGGGGACGTTTGCCGGGATTTCAGGGGGAGAGAGGGAGGGGCCTGTGATTTAGGGGGCGTCACACGCCGGTTGAGGGTGGTGAGGGCAGGCGGGTCGTCGAGGGTCAAGGAAGGTGGCGGCAGAGGCGGGGTGGTCGGCATCAGAGGCGGGGTAAGGCCATacggatggtggtggtggtggtaggggtggtggttgttttatttgttaatgTTTATTTTAGCAGGGCATGGGAGGACTGTCAATTTTGTCGGAGTATCTGGCAGGAGAGTGCGTGTAAGAGGGGTGGTGCGGAAGGTGGCGCCTGGTGGTGTTTGGATAGTGGTTGAGAGGTTGAGggaagtgttccgggtgtaatttcggagcaggtttgtgaccacgtaagctcgtagaatgacgtcttcacttgtctcttcctttcggtctctcctgtaaaagatgaacaaactgaggtcTCGGCTTGGtaccaagcgtactcactccgacgctcaaatCTGTAAACTTAAAGGGGTAAgctgtgtgttaacttggcaaagtatattgtagagagataagggagtttataccagattttagGTGTATTTTTGGAttcttttctcaatgagagaagtggagtatttatagactttcaccttttgtcacgtagtggccaagtggccaagtggctagcaggtggaaagactgtcttaccctcggccgagggaaccatggcaggccggcgggcctggttgactccacgccgaggggactggatgtgagtacgcggatatgcctctcggctggctagttgccggTTAGcagagacccaagtgacaggccgacagccggtgtcggttaggctgttaaatacgttgacttgctgtcttttggctttgaccttgctcaatgtgttgacccggtcagcgggtgcagaatatgccccatcaatttgcccccagcgtagtctatgtcgtggtatggaccttcgatgagtgttgagcgtattctgcgcatgttgaacttcttcctcggcttggttctgttcaggccgtaccatatccctcctccacatggttgtgtaatggacatccaatgtggaaaagaaaatggcgctggccgagaccaaggttgagagtgccgtgtgcttttgattgcccccggccggtgctgccaagcttggttgatcagctggccgttggcaagtagataccaaggagcgtgtcgaagaagattcgTCACTgtgtgtcgattgacattccgtggctgcatgcttgacacgtggcttggtgCTGATTgatggacgcttcatgggctttgctctgattggtccactgaatgggctttgctctataaatagagcagttatccCCTCATTTTGGCCaccaaacttcattttctcaaaaaatttcctctctcttagcctttttcgaagaaatttctctctagtcttcaaagctttactcggcgtaacattttctttcaaggtaaacaaacaaattcttcctcaatcttttttcttgttaagtaattgtttccactatgtcttctgctgatgctatgcctagtacctctgcgccggggggcgaaccgtcgcatcctgatgagcaggagccactggttgtcaccccgatagggttcgggggccccaagtctccttctcctgaaattgatgagaggtttttggagggtattgatgatgatgatgacgaagaGAGGCCGCGTTATTCGTGGCACGACGATGCctgctcgatcaatcctgatcgtgtttggacgaataagttcgctagttgttccggtcctgatctttttgaagaccattattccttcggcagggggtatagaattgttgttcctgagggtgatcaggcagtctgttgccctcccaaaggctgtatcggcgtgtacatcagacatctggagtatgggctccgatttcctcttaatgaacacgtcgccgccataatcaaagccatgaacgtcgccgtggcacaactgcatccgttggccattaggactattattggcttcgtgtggctttgtctatttaaaggggaggccccaacggttaacctgttccgccggcttcatcatcttcggcaaactaccctaggcggctcggggtggtacagcatacagaccgagccgggttacgtcaccgtttccaagctgacatcttgcaaCGACTGGAAGGGTCGGTGGGTATATGTTAAGgtgccggaggactatccactgccccggtcctttcagagccgcgtcaacTTGCGGTGTAAGAATCAGGGAGAGCATGAtagatatgtctcccggaataagcttaagatggatgccaacaaggtctatcttaaggaggaCTAAGAGCGGGCAAAGAGTTtgttcgaggctgagaaggatggcatgccgaagggatggatgcctccgacgcagatcgtccttcaagacgagctgctttgccacgtcggcctcataccggccctcggccagggtgagtggggtcggtgtgaggcccacttttgctttttatgcttctgtatttgcCCCAGTTTActtcttttacttaactcttgctttgtttcttgcagatcgattcgGCCGGGATCTCTCCGTCTCTATCCTAAAAAGGTTGGGACTCGACCAGggcgggagagttgttgagctgcatcctaaggccgcgccacgcgatcgcagaccggccccgcaCGAGCTTATAGAGCAGGCGATaaaggcaatggatgtggcggTGGCTGAAGCGGAGATTGGCGGTAgagtgccgcgccggagaccaaagacaacgtctacggcggctacgacgtcaaccccaactca from Silene latifolia isolate original U9 population chromosome 10, ASM4854445v1, whole genome shotgun sequence encodes:
- the LOC141605935 gene encoding uncharacterized protein LOC141605935 — its product is MEKGSKFNLLKLSNFFTSSCKTQNLDDVIDHNIINKNPIFTPQNPIFLQAPLMEENIDNDDFDEDEKYPFRNLFNKPKKVISSSSNYQPCSSSSSSSRLMCKPRCPETFDQMIRENCIISSGGSTFLRRKVAGKYSLLSPSGDFSGRRCPPASPASPLFSKQGKIKDKKKKGKKINSRNNNNNNFMKNGLKSNPFSFSSSNESDDNGYLFSSDGEKEDDEKENMYSSKSISLSSDSGDNQTQAQTQTRTQTRVRSRTRPRRRKMGSRSKEVGVMPLEGKVKDTFAVVKSSSDPYNDFRTSMVEMIIEKQIFGTKELEQLLQCFLSLNSSHHHKVIVEVFNEICDALFSHCS